From one Formosa sediminum genomic stretch:
- a CDS encoding ABC transporter ATP-binding protein yields the protein MQNILEAHTISKKFGNFTALNQVSIEVPKGSIFGLLGPNGAGKTTLIRIINQITMPDSGHVILDGEPLKNHHIKDIGYLPEERGLYKSMKVGEQALYLAQLKGLSKTEAKKRLHYWFDRLEIGHWWNKKIQELSKGMAQKIQFVVTVLHEPKLLIFDEPFSGFDPINANLIKDEILRLRDNGATVIFSTHRMESVEELCDHIALINKSNKILDGKLTDVKRKFKTHAYEVGVKTDHISALRAEIAQKFEVSPAHFKTIDEQLKLNVKLGVNEKANDLLHYLTTKGEVSHFVELLPSTNDIFIKAIQNNS from the coding sequence ATGCAAAATATATTAGAAGCGCATACTATTTCTAAAAAATTTGGAAATTTTACAGCGCTTAATCAAGTTTCTATAGAAGTTCCAAAAGGTAGTATTTTTGGTTTGTTAGGGCCAAATGGCGCAGGAAAAACCACATTAATCCGTATTATTAACCAAATTACTATGCCGGATTCGGGGCATGTAATTTTAGATGGAGAGCCTCTAAAAAACCATCATATAAAAGATATTGGGTACTTGCCAGAAGAGCGTGGTTTGTATAAATCTATGAAGGTAGGCGAGCAAGCTTTATATTTAGCACAGTTAAAAGGGTTAAGTAAAACAGAGGCTAAAAAAAGACTTCATTATTGGTTTGATCGTTTAGAGATTGGTCATTGGTGGAATAAGAAAATACAAGAACTTTCAAAGGGAATGGCACAAAAAATTCAGTTTGTTGTAACGGTATTACACGAACCAAAACTGCTTATTTTTGACGAACCCTTTTCAGGTTTCGACCCAATTAATGCCAATTTAATTAAAGACGAAATTTTACGTTTAAGAGATAATGGCGCTACTGTAATTTTTTCTACACACCGTATGGAATCTGTAGAGGAATTATGCGATCACATTGCTCTAATTAATAAATCTAATAAAATATTAGATGGTAAACTTACAGACGTTAAACGTAAGTTTAAAACACATGCTTACGAAGTTGGTGTAAAAACAGATCATATTTCGGCTTTACGAGCAGAAATTGCTCAGAAGTTTGAAGTATCTCCAGCACACTTTAAAACTATAGACGAACAATTAAAACTAAATGTGAAATTAGGAGTTAACGAAAAGGCAAACGATCTTTTACATTATTTAACAACTAAGGGGGAAGTTTCTCACTTTGTAGAACTCTTACCAAGTACTAACGATATCTTTATTAAAGCCATTCAGAACAATAGTTAA
- a CDS encoding ABC transporter permease, which produces MNHLSLIIKREYFTKVKNKAFIVMTIISPIVLIALIATVAYLSQISNNKVRTIAILDESGLIKNTFVDTETIKYKYLEHTDLEAAKVLVKAQEDYGLLHIEKSLDVNYLENHVKFYSEDSPSLSVVTSLENKVEKSLTDIKLQQVGVDLDKIESAKIDVSIVQENFSGEKTSKIESIIKLAFGGAAGYLLFMFIIIYGNMIMRSVIEEKTSRVIEVIISSVKPMQLMLGKIIGTSLAGITQISIWIILGGLLTALVGFVFGIDMSQTPQQQVIQQSIFDQQLNGQIETILTGFYHLPLTNLILAFVLFFIAGYLLYSSLYAAIGAAVDNETDTQQFVFPILMPLILSVYIGFFTVIEDPHGTVSTIFSFIPLTSPVVMLMRIPFGVPIWQQLLSLLLLIGSFLCAVWFAAKIYRVGILMYGKKPTYKELIKWIKY; this is translated from the coding sequence ATGAATCATTTATCACTTATTATAAAAAGAGAGTATTTTACGAAAGTAAAAAATAAAGCCTTTATTGTAATGACTATTATTAGTCCTATCGTGCTTATTGCTCTTATTGCAACAGTGGCATATTTATCGCAAATAAGTAACAACAAGGTTAGGACTATAGCAATATTAGATGAATCCGGTTTAATAAAAAATACGTTTGTAGATACAGAGACAATAAAATATAAGTATTTAGAACATACAGATCTAGAAGCCGCTAAAGTTTTAGTAAAAGCGCAAGAAGATTACGGTTTACTCCATATTGAAAAAAGCCTAGATGTAAATTATTTAGAAAATCATGTGAAGTTTTATTCTGAAGATTCACCATCACTATCTGTGGTTACCAGTTTAGAAAACAAAGTTGAAAAATCACTTACCGATATTAAATTACAACAAGTAGGCGTAGATTTAGATAAAATAGAATCGGCAAAGATTGATGTAAGTATTGTACAAGAAAATTTTTCTGGCGAAAAAACCTCTAAAATAGAGAGTATTATAAAGCTAGCCTTTGGGGGTGCTGCAGGGTATTTATTATTTATGTTTATAATAATTTACGGAAACATGATAATGCGCAGTGTTATAGAAGAAAAAACAAGTCGTGTTATAGAGGTTATTATTTCTTCAGTTAAGCCAATGCAACTAATGTTAGGTAAAATAATAGGGACCTCGTTAGCCGGTATTACTCAAATTAGTATTTGGATTATTTTAGGCGGATTGCTTACGGCATTAGTTGGTTTTGTTTTTGGGATAGATATGAGTCAAACTCCGCAACAACAAGTAATTCAACAATCTATATTCGATCAACAATTAAATGGACAAATAGAAACAATCTTAACAGGTTTTTATCATTTACCTCTAACAAATTTAATACTAGCATTTGTACTCTTCTTTATCGCAGGATATTTATTATACAGTTCGCTATATGCAGCTATTGGAGCTGCTGTAGATAATGAAACAGATACGCAACAGTTTGTGTTCCCTATATTAATGCCTTTAATATTATCTGTATATATTGGTTTTTTTACAGTAATTGAAGATCCTCATGGAACAGTTTCTACTATCTTTTCTTTTATTCCATTAACATCACCAGTTGTAATGCTAATGCGTATTCCTTTTGGCGTTCCAATTTGGCAACAGCTTTTATCTTTATTACTTTTAATCGGGTCGTTTTTATGTGCCGTTTGGTTTGCTGCAAAAATATACCGTGTAGGTATATTAATGTATGGTAAAAAGCCAACATACAAAGAGCTTATTAAGTGGATTAAATATTAA
- a CDS encoding mechanosensitive ion channel family protein, whose protein sequence is MKQVQDFLNFTFYLGQDISVSVKAIFVIVLVLFVTSRLLKLLSKLVTRKLPQDDKVKFEMLFSYASWVVYLIILLITFHSIGINVTAVFAASAALLIGVGLALQTLIQDIISGVFIIVDQSVHVGDIIEVDNKIGRVEEIKLRTTRAVTLNNRVIIIPNHIFLTSSLYNWTQNGKETKDSVTVGVAYGSDVALVEKLLLQSVDNHPDILTFPAPRVLFMDFGDNALLFRIAFTVRDSFLGEGPRSDVRFKIEKLFRAHNISIPFPQRDLHVVSAPGLDVNQAKK, encoded by the coding sequence ATGAAGCAAGTTCAAGATTTTTTAAACTTTACGTTCTATTTAGGACAAGATATTTCTGTATCTGTAAAGGCTATTTTTGTTATAGTTTTAGTTCTTTTTGTAACATCTAGATTGTTAAAATTATTAAGCAAACTAGTAACAAGAAAGCTTCCTCAGGATGATAAAGTTAAGTTTGAGATGTTGTTTTCTTATGCCAGCTGGGTGGTATATTTAATAATATTATTAATAACATTTCACTCTATAGGTATAAATGTTACTGCAGTATTTGCAGCTTCCGCAGCCTTATTAATAGGTGTTGGTTTAGCTCTGCAAACTTTAATTCAGGATATTATTTCTGGTGTTTTTATAATTGTAGATCAATCTGTACATGTGGGAGATATTATTGAAGTAGATAATAAAATTGGACGGGTAGAAGAAATAAAATTAAGAACAACACGTGCAGTTACTTTAAATAATCGTGTAATTATTATTCCAAACCATATATTTTTAACAAGTAGTTTATATAACTGGACACAAAACGGTAAAGAAACTAAAGATAGTGTCACCGTAGGCGTTGCTTACGGTAGTGATGTGGCTTTGGTAGAAAAATTGCTCTTACAATCTGTAGATAATCATCCAGATATTCTAACATTTCCAGCCCCAAGAGTTTTGTTTATGGATTTTGGAGATAATGCTCTACTATTTAGAATCGCATTTACGGTACGCGATAGTTTTTTAGGAGAAGGACCTAGAAGTGATGTACGTTTTAAAATTGAAAAATTATTTAGAGCTCACAATATTTCAATCCCGTTTCCGCAGCGTGATTTACATGTCGTTTCTGCACCAGGATTAGATGTTAATCAGGCAAAGAAATAG
- a CDS encoding sigma-54-dependent transcriptional regulator: MPKILIIEDEAAIRRVLVKILAEENDTYHLDEAEDGLIGIEKIKKDDYDLVLCDIKMPKMDGVEVLEAVKLIKPETPMVMISGHGDLDTAVQTMRLGAFDYISKPPDLNRLLNTVRNALDKKELVVQNKILKTKVSKNYQMIGESPAIASIKEIIEKVAPTDARVLITGANGTGKELVAHWLHQKSERAKGAMVEVNCAAIPSELIESELFGHVKGAFTSANKDRAGKFEAANGGTIFLDEIGDMSLSAQAKVLRALQESRVQRVGSDKDIKVDVRVIAATNKDLKKEIEAGRFREDLYHRLAVILIQVPALNDRRDDIPLLVNYFSDKIAKEQGNVKKEFSEAALQLLKSYDWSGNIRELRNVVERLIILSDAVVEENDVKLYATK; encoded by the coding sequence ATGCCAAAAATTTTAATTATTGAAGATGAAGCAGCCATTCGTAGAGTTTTGGTTAAAATCTTAGCTGAAGAAAATGATACCTATCATTTAGATGAAGCAGAAGATGGTTTAATTGGAATAGAAAAGATTAAAAAAGACGATTACGATTTGGTATTATGTGATATTAAAATGCCAAAAATGGATGGTGTCGAAGTTTTAGAAGCCGTAAAACTTATAAAACCAGAAACACCAATGGTAATGATTTCTGGGCATGGCGATTTAGATACAGCAGTGCAAACCATGCGTTTAGGAGCTTTCGACTATATCTCTAAACCTCCAGATTTAAATAGATTACTAAACACAGTTAGAAATGCACTTGATAAAAAAGAATTGGTTGTACAAAACAAAATTCTTAAAACTAAAGTAAGTAAAAATTACCAAATGATTGGTGAGAGCCCAGCCATTGCCAGCATTAAAGAAATTATTGAAAAGGTTGCGCCTACAGATGCTCGAGTACTAATTACAGGAGCTAATGGTACAGGGAAAGAATTGGTCGCACATTGGTTACATCAAAAAAGTGAACGTGCTAAAGGTGCTATGGTTGAAGTAAATTGTGCAGCAATACCAAGTGAGCTTATAGAAAGTGAATTGTTTGGTCATGTTAAAGGGGCATTTACAAGCGCAAATAAAGATCGAGCAGGTAAATTTGAAGCTGCTAATGGCGGAACCATTTTTTTAGACGAAATCGGAGATATGAGTTTGTCTGCACAAGCTAAAGTATTACGTGCCCTTCAAGAAAGTCGAGTGCAACGTGTAGGTAGTGATAAAGATATTAAGGTAGATGTGCGAGTAATTGCAGCCACAAATAAAGATTTAAAAAAAGAAATAGAAGCTGGTAGGTTTAGAGAAGATTTATATCACCGTCTTGCAGTTATTTTAATACAAGTGCCTGCTTTAAATGATAGACGTGATGATATTCCGTTATTAGTTAATTATTTTTCAGATAAAATTGCTAAAGAGCAAGGTAATGTTAAAAAAGAATTTTCAGAAGCTGCACTTCAATTGTTGAAATCTTATGATTGGTCAGGAAACATTAGAGAACTTAGAAATGTTGTAGAGCGCTTAATTATTTTAAGCGACGCAGTAGTCGAGGAAAATGATGTTAAACTATACGCTACTAAATAG
- a CDS encoding PPK2 family polyphosphate kinase, giving the protein MKDIDIKDYKIDSKIAISDLKTRVNLHASEKKIEKELEKVRIKLGELQNTMYAHGKYAVLACFQGMDTAGKDSLIREVFKDFNVRGVNCHSFKSPTDLELKHDYLWRHYLRLPPRGKFAIFNRTHYENVLVTRVHPAYILNENIPTIKTVSDVNDAFWNKRFEEIVNFENHITTNGTIIFKFFLNLSKDEQRDRLIRRLDKKNKNWKFSPDDLKERELWDVYQNCYEDAINRTATSNAPWYNIPADDKPTARLIVATILYNTLKTYTDMKEPELDQETYSNIKTYKSQLENE; this is encoded by the coding sequence ATGAAAGATATTGATATTAAAGACTACAAAATAGACTCTAAAATTGCTATTTCAGATTTAAAAACAAGGGTTAATTTACATGCTTCAGAAAAAAAAATCGAAAAAGAATTAGAGAAGGTTAGGATAAAATTAGGCGAGCTACAAAACACCATGTATGCGCATGGTAAATATGCTGTTTTAGCATGTTTTCAAGGTATGGATACTGCAGGGAAAGATAGTTTAATCCGTGAAGTATTTAAAGATTTTAATGTAAGAGGTGTAAACTGTCACAGTTTTAAATCTCCTACAGATTTAGAGTTAAAACACGATTATTTATGGCGCCACTATTTACGCTTACCGCCACGTGGTAAATTTGCTATTTTTAATAGAACACATTACGAGAATGTTTTGGTTACTCGTGTGCACCCAGCTTATATTTTAAATGAAAATATACCAACTATAAAAACAGTCTCAGATGTCAATGATGCATTCTGGAATAAGCGTTTTGAAGAGATTGTTAATTTTGAAAATCATATTACAACTAACGGAACTATAATATTTAAATTTTTCTTAAATCTATCTAAAGATGAGCAACGCGATAGATTAATCCGTAGGTTAGACAAAAAAAATAAAAACTGGAAATTTTCTCCAGACGATCTTAAAGAACGTGAATTGTGGGACGTTTACCAAAATTGTTACGAAGATGCTATAAATAGAACCGCTACCTCTAATGCGCCTTGGTATAATATTCCTGCAGACGATAAGCCTACCGCTCGACTAATTGTAGCAACAATTCTTTATAATACTCTTAAAACGTATACAGACATGAAGGAACCTGAGTTAGACCAAGAAACATACTCGAATATAAAAACGTATAAGTCACAACTAGAAAATGAATAA